The following proteins are encoded in a genomic region of Nocardioides sp. cx-173:
- a CDS encoding o-succinylbenzoate synthase: MSAVEVFSIPMRTRFRGITVREGLLLRGAAGWGEWSPFLEYDAEVAEPWLRCAEEAAAGDWPAPVRDRVPVNVTVPAVGPEQAHAIVRAGGCATAKVKVAEPGQSLADDQARVEAVRDALGAGGAVRVDANGGWSVDDAVAAVAALDRAAGGLEYVEQPVASVEDLAAVRRRVGVPVAADESIRRAADPYRVRDLEAADIAVLKVQPLGGVRACLRIAEDIGLPVVVSSALETSVGIAAGVALAAALPELPYACGLATVQMFTRDVVADSLLPVQGALRVGVPPVDEALLAAVAAAPDRVAHWEARLAEVRALRQDRRS, encoded by the coding sequence ATGAGCGCCGTCGAGGTCTTCAGCATCCCGATGCGGACCCGCTTTCGCGGGATCACCGTCCGGGAGGGGCTGCTGCTGCGCGGCGCCGCCGGGTGGGGGGAGTGGAGCCCGTTCCTGGAGTACGACGCCGAGGTGGCCGAGCCGTGGCTGCGCTGCGCCGAGGAGGCCGCGGCCGGGGACTGGCCGGCTCCGGTGCGCGACCGGGTCCCGGTCAACGTGACCGTCCCGGCCGTCGGGCCCGAGCAGGCCCACGCGATCGTGCGCGCGGGCGGGTGCGCGACCGCGAAGGTCAAGGTCGCCGAGCCGGGCCAGTCCCTGGCCGACGACCAGGCGCGGGTCGAGGCGGTGCGCGACGCCCTGGGAGCCGGTGGCGCCGTGCGCGTCGATGCCAACGGCGGCTGGTCGGTCGACGACGCGGTCGCCGCGGTCGCGGCGCTGGACCGGGCCGCGGGTGGGCTGGAGTACGTCGAGCAGCCGGTCGCGAGCGTCGAGGACCTGGCCGCCGTACGCCGCCGCGTGGGCGTGCCCGTCGCCGCGGACGAGTCGATCCGCCGGGCCGCCGACCCCTACCGCGTGCGCGACCTCGAGGCCGCGGACATCGCCGTGCTCAAGGTGCAGCCGCTCGGCGGGGTGCGCGCCTGCCTGCGGATCGCCGAGGACATCGGGCTGCCCGTCGTGGTGTCGTCCGCCCTGGAGACCTCGGTCGGCATCGCCGCGGGCGTGGCGCTCGCTGCTGCGCTGCCCGAGCTGCCCTACGCGTGCGGGCTCGCGACCGTGCAGATGTTCACGCGCGACGTGGTGGCCGACTCGCTGCTGCCGGTCCAGGGTGCGCTCCGGGTCGGGGTGCCGCCCGTCGACGAGGCGCTGCTGGCGGCCGTCGCCGCGGCGCCGGACCGGGTGGCGCACTGGGAGGCCCGGCTGGCCGAGGTCCGGGCGCTGCGGCAGGATCGTCGCTCGTGA
- the nhaA gene encoding Na+/H+ antiporter NhaA, translated as MAASQTPCSDGDLEEERQVAHPLRAFIRTESGSAGILVVAALVALVWANSPWSGSYEALWHKTVSVAFGSSGISMDLHHWVNDGLMVVFFFVIGLEVRRELSLGELTDRRRVTVPLVAGVIGMLVPAALFLALNPSGEAARGWGIVIGTDTAFLLGVLALVGPAVSTQLRIFLLTLTVIDDIVAVSVIGLVYSDSLDTVPLTVAAVCLVLLAVLARVGEWRSAPYVVVVLVLWLATLESGLHASIAGMLAGLLIPALEPSRGLVDTAASQFRAFRQSPMPEVQRLARQGLTRVISVNERLQEGLHGFTSYVVVPVFALANAGVDLRDGVLGEALRSSLTWGVVVGLVVGKTVGIGLGALGSVRLGLGRLPQGVGTGHVIAGGALSGIGFTVSLLIVGLALDTEALRAQATVGVLLAAVLASAAGWLLFRFAARFLGQHDAALPRVLSDPVDPGHDHIRGPVDADLTLVEYLDFECSFCAKATGAAEEVRRHFGDRLRYVARHLPLVVHPHAELAAMAAEAAGAQGRYWDMHDLLFRRQDELELQDLIGYAADLGLDVERFVRDLESERLAEHIRRDVASADASGVRGTPTFFVGDLRVLGPHDARSLIQELEGLGRHPTDPARADR; from the coding sequence GTGGCCGCCTCGCAGACTCCCTGCAGCGACGGGGACCTGGAGGAGGAGCGTCAGGTCGCTCACCCGTTGCGGGCCTTCATCCGCACCGAGTCGGGCAGCGCCGGGATCCTCGTGGTCGCCGCCCTCGTCGCCCTGGTCTGGGCCAACTCTCCGTGGTCGGGCTCCTACGAGGCGCTCTGGCACAAGACGGTGTCGGTGGCCTTCGGGTCCAGCGGGATCTCCATGGACCTGCATCACTGGGTCAACGACGGCCTCATGGTGGTCTTCTTCTTCGTCATCGGCCTCGAGGTGCGCCGCGAGCTCTCGCTCGGCGAGCTCACCGACCGACGCCGCGTGACCGTGCCGCTCGTGGCGGGCGTCATCGGCATGCTGGTCCCTGCCGCGCTCTTCCTGGCACTGAACCCCTCCGGCGAGGCCGCCCGCGGCTGGGGGATCGTGATCGGGACCGACACGGCGTTCCTGCTGGGGGTCCTCGCCCTGGTGGGTCCGGCGGTCTCGACCCAGCTCCGGATCTTCCTGCTGACGCTGACCGTCATCGACGACATCGTCGCCGTCAGCGTGATCGGCCTGGTCTACTCCGATTCCCTCGACACCGTGCCGCTCACGGTGGCGGCGGTCTGCCTGGTCCTGCTCGCGGTGCTCGCGCGCGTCGGAGAGTGGCGCTCCGCGCCGTACGTCGTCGTGGTGCTCGTGCTGTGGCTGGCCACCCTCGAGTCCGGGCTGCACGCCTCCATCGCCGGCATGCTGGCCGGCCTGCTGATCCCCGCGCTGGAGCCCTCGCGCGGACTGGTCGACACCGCCGCGTCGCAGTTCCGCGCCTTCCGGCAGTCGCCGATGCCCGAGGTGCAGCGCCTCGCGCGCCAGGGCCTGACCCGGGTGATCTCGGTCAACGAGCGGCTGCAGGAGGGCCTGCACGGCTTCACCAGCTACGTCGTCGTCCCGGTCTTCGCGCTCGCCAACGCCGGGGTAGACCTCCGCGACGGCGTCCTGGGCGAGGCGCTGCGGTCCTCGCTGACGTGGGGCGTCGTCGTCGGCCTCGTCGTCGGCAAGACCGTCGGCATCGGCCTGGGCGCGCTCGGGTCGGTGCGGCTCGGGCTCGGGCGGCTGCCCCAGGGGGTGGGCACCGGTCACGTCATCGCGGGTGGCGCGCTGTCGGGGATCGGGTTCACCGTCTCGCTGCTGATCGTCGGTCTCGCGCTCGACACCGAGGCGCTGCGGGCCCAGGCGACGGTGGGGGTGCTGCTGGCGGCGGTGCTCGCGAGCGCCGCTGGCTGGCTGCTCTTCCGCTTCGCCGCGCGGTTCCTCGGCCAGCACGACGCCGCGCTGCCCCGGGTCCTGAGCGACCCGGTCGACCCCGGCCACGACCACATCCGCGGCCCGGTGGACGCCGACCTCACGCTGGTGGAGTACCTCGACTTCGAGTGCTCGTTCTGCGCCAAGGCCACGGGGGCCGCCGAGGAGGTGCGCCGGCACTTCGGCGACCGGCTGCGCTACGTCGCCCGCCACCTGCCCCTGGTCGTGCACCCCCACGCCGAGCTGGCGGCCATGGCCGCCGAGGCCGCGGGCGCCCAGGGCCGCTACTGGGACATGCACGACCTGCTCTTCCGGCGGCAGGACGAGCTCGAGCTCCAGGACCTCATCGGCTACGCCGCCGACCTGGGCCTCGACGTCGAGCGGTTCGTGCGTGACCTGGAGTCGGAGCGGCTGGCCGAGCACATCCGCCGCGACGTGGCCAGCGCGGACGCCAGCGGGGTCCGGGGCACGCCCACCTTCTTCGTCGGCGACCTGCGGGTCCTCGGCCCGCACGACGCCCGATCGCTGATCCAGGAGCTCGAGGGCCTGGGCCGGCACCCGACCGACCCGGCGCGCGCGGACCGCTGA
- a CDS encoding Na+/H+ antiporter, with product MEIAFFLVALAVTVLAVTALSERVDLPPPLALIAVGVAASYVPGMPEVHLGAEVVLLGLLPPLLYATAIQTSLVDFNANRRTILLLSVGLVVFTTAGIGAVVHSLIPGIGWPAAFAIGAVVAPPDAVAATAIARRIGLPRRIVTILEGESLLNDATALVALRTAIAAGGLGASHHEGITTWGVAADFAVAAGGGVAIGVGFFLVVAGLRKRITDPILDTAISLVVPFAAFVVSERVHASGVIAVVVAGLLLGHKAPIVQTAQSRIAESVNWRTIAFLLENAVFLLIGLQAEWLLRDVGRSDLSPERIVAVCAATLVGVIVLRMVWVFVTRYLLVRPGPDLVTGRVPPWSFTVVLGWAGMRGVVTLAAAFLIPPETEHREVLLLIAFTVVAGTLFVQGLSLPWLARWLEVPAPDPTDDALARATLLQQASKAGFEQLQQLEYDDPHHVVDLIRQRIDQRNFAAWERLGTTADQESPSDLYARIRLDMIEAERRRVLEIRSSGTVASDIVADVLALLDVEESMLDNATQERENIRATAGRRMGEQCEHLRSTSVVPTPADPECARCLEDGTRWVALRQCLTCGTVGCCDSSPGQHATEHFHETSHPVMQSAEPGEDWRWCYVHHLTA from the coding sequence ATGGAGATCGCCTTCTTCCTGGTCGCCCTCGCCGTGACGGTGCTGGCGGTGACGGCCCTGTCCGAGCGGGTCGACCTGCCGCCGCCGCTGGCCCTGATCGCCGTCGGTGTCGCGGCGTCGTACGTGCCCGGCATGCCGGAGGTCCACCTGGGGGCCGAGGTGGTCCTGCTGGGGCTGCTGCCGCCGCTGCTCTACGCCACCGCCATCCAGACGTCTCTGGTCGACTTCAACGCCAACCGCCGCACGATCCTCTTGCTGTCGGTGGGCCTGGTGGTGTTCACGACCGCCGGCATCGGAGCCGTGGTGCACTCCCTGATCCCGGGCATCGGGTGGCCGGCGGCGTTCGCCATCGGCGCCGTCGTCGCGCCGCCAGACGCGGTGGCGGCCACCGCGATCGCTCGCCGGATCGGGCTGCCGCGACGCATCGTCACCATCTTGGAGGGCGAGTCCCTGCTCAACGACGCCACCGCGCTCGTGGCTCTGCGCACGGCGATAGCGGCCGGCGGCCTGGGGGCGTCGCACCACGAGGGCATCACCACCTGGGGGGTGGCCGCCGACTTCGCCGTGGCCGCCGGCGGTGGCGTCGCCATCGGGGTCGGCTTCTTCCTGGTCGTCGCCGGCCTGCGCAAGCGGATCACCGACCCGATTCTCGACACCGCGATCTCCCTGGTGGTGCCGTTCGCGGCGTTCGTGGTCTCGGAGCGGGTCCACGCCTCCGGCGTGATCGCGGTGGTCGTCGCGGGTCTCCTGCTCGGCCACAAGGCGCCGATCGTGCAGACCGCCCAGTCGCGCATCGCCGAGAGCGTCAACTGGCGCACGATCGCGTTCCTGCTGGAGAACGCGGTGTTCCTGCTGATCGGCCTGCAGGCGGAGTGGCTCCTGCGCGACGTGGGGCGCAGCGACCTGTCGCCGGAGCGGATCGTGGCGGTCTGCGCCGCGACCCTGGTCGGGGTCATCGTCCTGCGCATGGTGTGGGTCTTCGTCACCCGCTACCTCCTGGTCCGGCCGGGGCCGGACCTGGTCACCGGCAGGGTGCCGCCCTGGTCGTTCACGGTCGTCCTCGGCTGGGCCGGCATGCGCGGTGTCGTCACCCTGGCCGCGGCGTTCCTCATCCCTCCGGAGACCGAGCACCGCGAGGTCCTGCTGCTCATCGCGTTCACCGTGGTGGCCGGCACGCTGTTCGTCCAGGGGCTCTCGCTGCCCTGGCTGGCCCGGTGGCTCGAGGTGCCCGCGCCGGACCCGACCGACGACGCGCTCGCCAGGGCCACCCTGCTCCAGCAGGCTTCCAAGGCGGGCTTCGAGCAGCTCCAGCAGCTGGAGTACGACGACCCGCACCACGTCGTGGATCTCATCCGCCAGCGCATCGACCAGCGCAACTTCGCGGCCTGGGAGCGGCTCGGCACCACCGCGGACCAGGAGAGCCCGAGCGACCTGTACGCGCGCATCCGCCTCGACATGATCGAGGCCGAGCGCCGCCGGGTCCTGGAGATCCGCTCCTCCGGCACGGTCGCCTCCGACATCGTCGCCGACGTGCTCGCGCTGCTCGACGTCGAGGAGTCGATGCTCGACAACGCCACTCAGGAGCGGGAGAACATCCGCGCCACGGCGGGCCGCCGGATGGGCGAGCAGTGCGAGCACCTGCGCTCGACGTCGGTGGTGCCGACGCCGGCCGACCCCGAGTGCGCGCGCTGCCTGGAGGACGGCACCCGCTGGGTGGCCCTGCGCCAGTGCCTCACCTGCGGCACGGTCGGCTGCTGCGACTCCTCGCCCGGGCAGCACGCCACCGAGCACTTCCACGAGACCTCGCACCCGGTGATGCAGTCCGCCGAGCCCGGCGAGGACTGGCGGTGGTGCTACGTGCACCACCTCACGGCGTAG
- a CDS encoding isochorismate synthase has product MTSPAAPTGPAPSLVARTVPLDLSSATSLASLLPADHPVAWLRRGDGLVGWGQAAVVRSSGPTRFSDADKWWSETIARADVVDDVGEPGTGPVCFGSFAFDDVPGDSVLVAPRVVVGRRGDRAWLTTISTTGAPATVPPVGPAEPPLPPTAVSFADGALNGEEWMSVVADAVARINAGDLEKVVLARDLVVRADGPIDVRWPVHRLTESYPMCWTFHVDGMFGATPEMLVRRERGLVTSRVLAGTIRRTGDDERDLALAATLARSSKDLEEHEYAVRSVADALEPHCSSMNVPEAPFVLHLPNVMHLATDVNGVVHDAATVSSLQLAESLHPSAAVGGTPTSVATDLIDEIEGMARGRYAGPVGWMDANGDGEWGIALRSAEVVGDTVRLFAGCGIVADSDPAAELAEAQAKFVPVRDALAGG; this is encoded by the coding sequence GTGACAAGCCCTGCTGCCCCGACGGGTCCCGCACCGTCGCTGGTCGCGCGCACGGTGCCCCTCGACCTGTCCTCGGCGACCTCCCTTGCCTCCCTGCTGCCCGCCGACCACCCGGTGGCCTGGCTGCGGCGCGGGGACGGGCTCGTCGGCTGGGGCCAGGCCGCGGTGGTGCGCTCGAGCGGACCGACCCGCTTCTCCGACGCCGACAAGTGGTGGAGCGAGACCATCGCGCGCGCCGACGTCGTCGACGACGTCGGGGAGCCCGGGACCGGTCCGGTGTGCTTCGGGTCCTTCGCGTTCGACGACGTGCCCGGCGACTCGGTGCTCGTCGCCCCGCGGGTGGTCGTCGGCCGTCGCGGCGACCGCGCGTGGCTCACCACGATCTCCACGACCGGCGCACCCGCCACCGTCCCCCCCGTGGGGCCGGCCGAGCCGCCCCTGCCGCCGACCGCCGTCTCCTTCGCCGACGGCGCGCTCAACGGCGAGGAGTGGATGTCGGTCGTCGCCGACGCGGTCGCCCGGATCAACGCCGGCGACCTGGAGAAGGTGGTGCTCGCCCGTGATCTCGTCGTGCGCGCGGACGGGCCGATCGACGTGCGCTGGCCGGTGCACCGGCTGACCGAGTCCTACCCCATGTGCTGGACCTTCCACGTCGACGGCATGTTCGGCGCCACCCCGGAGATGCTGGTGCGCCGCGAGCGGGGCCTGGTCACCTCCCGGGTCCTGGCCGGCACCATCCGGCGCACCGGCGACGACGAGCGCGACCTCGCGCTCGCCGCCACCTTGGCCCGGTCTTCGAAGGACCTCGAGGAGCACGAGTACGCCGTCCGCTCCGTCGCCGACGCGCTGGAGCCGCACTGCTCGTCGATGAACGTCCCCGAGGCGCCGTTCGTGCTGCACCTGCCGAACGTCATGCACCTGGCGACCGACGTCAACGGCGTGGTCCACGACGCCGCGACCGTCTCGTCGCTGCAGCTCGCCGAGTCGCTGCACCCCTCGGCGGCGGTGGGCGGCACGCCCACGAGCGTCGCCACCGACCTCATCGACGAGATCGAGGGCATGGCCCGTGGGCGCTACGCCGGCCCGGTGGGCTGGATGGATGCCAACGGCGACGGCGAGTGGGGCATCGCCCTGCGCTCCGCCGAGGTCGTCGGCGACACCGTCCGGCTCTTCGCCGGCTGCGGCATCGTCGCCGACTCCGACCCCGCCGCCGAGCTCGCCGAGGCCCAGGCCAAGTTCGTGCCCGTCCGCGACGCGCTCGCCGGGGGCTGA
- a CDS encoding GNAT family N-acetyltransferase yields the protein MPLPSDVVVRPATPSDAPALAHLHLDVWDDAYTGLMPQPILDERRTTLDERVARWRAILEEGGPTPTLLAVGPDGLIGFVSAGPGRDNDVDIELELKALYVRKEWWGTGVGYVLFEEAVGDRAAYLWVLAGNTRAIAFYERQGFRLDGTEDEHDEGRHVRMVRAGT from the coding sequence GTGCCCTTGCCCTCCGACGTCGTCGTCCGCCCCGCCACCCCGTCCGACGCACCGGCCCTCGCGCACCTGCACCTCGATGTCTGGGACGACGCCTACACCGGCCTCATGCCGCAGCCGATCCTCGACGAGCGGCGTACGACACTCGACGAGCGGGTGGCCCGGTGGCGCGCGATCCTCGAGGAGGGCGGGCCGACGCCCACGCTCCTCGCCGTCGGGCCCGACGGGCTGATCGGCTTCGTCTCCGCCGGACCGGGCCGCGACAACGACGTGGACATCGAGCTCGAGCTGAAGGCGCTGTACGTGCGCAAGGAGTGGTGGGGCACCGGCGTCGGGTACGTGCTGTTCGAGGAGGCGGTCGGCGACCGAGCGGCGTACCTGTGGGTGCTCGCCGGCAACACCCGGGCCATCGCGTTCTACGAGCGACAGGGCTTCCGGCTCGACGGGACCGAGGACGAGCACGACGAGGGGCGACACGTGCGGATGGTGCGCGCGGGCACCTGA
- the menD gene encoding 2-succinyl-5-enolpyruvyl-6-hydroxy-3-cyclohexene-1-carboxylic-acid synthase, producing the protein MTNPSTELARGVVTALLAAGVKEIVVAPGSRNAPLSFAALAAADGGMVRLHTRIDERSAGFLAVGLTRSHARAAVICTSGTAVANLHPAVLEAAHAGLPVVFVTADRPARLRGTDANQTTDQVGVFGRLVSTLDVTDAGDVVLHDDGPTHLNVQLDDPLIPEDDAWAPASPGRQRSSPGAEASSLPLGPRTVVVAGDDAAQAARQLAEAAGWPLLAEPTSGSRTGEHALRCYRLLLDTDLGRRIERVVVFGRPTLSRPVTRLLGREDVEVCSVPARGAWAERPYDVAHTAAAFTVPGPDATGWLEEWRAADRDVSRRLDALLAAEPDLTPYEVAGAVSRALPPGGQLVVGASSPIRDLDLMVRPYPVGSRRKTIANRGLSGIDGVVSTAIGAALGRDSDAPTFALMGDVTFLHDSNGLVLGPQEPRPDLTIVVVNDDGGSIFSMLEQGAPEHAAGFERLFGTPHGVDLAALCAASRTPYLRVDSLPELEQALASPNGGIEVVEVRVRRDNRRDLDARIRALTA; encoded by the coding sequence GTGACCAACCCGTCGACCGAGCTCGCCCGCGGCGTCGTGACGGCGCTGCTGGCGGCCGGGGTCAAAGAGATCGTCGTCGCGCCCGGCTCTCGCAACGCGCCGCTGTCGTTCGCCGCGCTCGCCGCGGCCGACGGTGGGATGGTGCGGCTGCACACCCGGATCGACGAGCGCAGCGCCGGCTTCCTGGCCGTCGGCCTGACCCGCAGCCACGCGCGCGCGGCCGTGATCTGCACCTCGGGCACCGCCGTCGCGAACCTGCACCCAGCCGTGCTCGAGGCGGCCCACGCCGGGCTGCCCGTCGTATTCGTCACGGCCGACCGGCCGGCCCGGCTGCGGGGCACCGACGCCAACCAGACGACCGACCAGGTCGGGGTCTTCGGGCGCCTGGTGTCGACGCTCGACGTCACGGACGCGGGCGACGTCGTGCTCCACGACGACGGTCCCACCCACCTCAACGTCCAGCTCGACGACCCGCTCATCCCCGAGGACGACGCCTGGGCGCCGGCGAGCCCCGGGCGGCAGAGGTCGTCGCCCGGCGCGGAAGCGAGCTCGCTGCCGCTCGGCCCCCGCACCGTGGTGGTGGCCGGGGACGACGCGGCCCAGGCGGCCCGCCAGCTCGCCGAGGCGGCCGGCTGGCCGCTGCTGGCCGAGCCGACCAGCGGCTCCCGCACCGGCGAGCACGCCCTGCGCTGCTACCGGCTGCTGCTCGACACCGACCTGGGGCGCCGCATCGAGCGGGTCGTCGTCTTCGGCCGCCCCACCCTCTCGCGCCCGGTCACCCGGCTCCTGGGCCGCGAGGACGTCGAGGTGTGCTCGGTGCCGGCGCGGGGGGCCTGGGCCGAGCGGCCCTACGACGTGGCGCACACCGCCGCCGCGTTCACGGTCCCCGGCCCGGACGCCACGGGCTGGCTCGAGGAGTGGCGGGCCGCCGACCGCGACGTGTCCCGCCGGCTCGACGCCCTGCTGGCCGCCGAGCCGGACCTCACGCCGTACGAGGTGGCGGGGGCGGTCAGCCGGGCGCTGCCGCCCGGAGGGCAGCTCGTCGTCGGTGCGTCGAGCCCGATCCGCGACCTGGACCTGATGGTGCGCCCCTACCCGGTCGGCAGCCGGCGCAAGACGATCGCCAACCGCGGGCTCTCGGGCATCGACGGCGTGGTGTCGACGGCGATCGGCGCGGCGCTGGGCCGCGACTCCGACGCCCCGACCTTCGCGCTGATGGGCGACGTGACGTTCCTGCACGACAGCAACGGGCTGGTCCTCGGCCCCCAGGAGCCCCGCCCGGACCTGACGATCGTGGTCGTCAACGACGACGGTGGCTCGATCTTCTCGATGCTCGAGCAGGGGGCGCCGGAGCACGCGGCCGGCTTCGAGCGGCTGTTCGGCACCCCGCACGGCGTCGATCTCGCGGCCCTGTGCGCCGCCAGCCGCACGCCGTACCTGCGCGTCGACAGTCTGCCGGAGCTCGAGCAGGCCCTGGCCTCGCCGAACGGCGGGATCGAGGTGGTCGAGGTGCGCGTGCGACGCGACAACCGCCGCGACCTCGACGCCCGGATCCGAGCACTCACCGCCTGA
- a CDS encoding MBL fold metallo-hydrolase → MRITKFGHACVRIEHEGAVVVLDPGVFTDAEAVDGASAILITHEHPDHYFPDHLRAGDAPVFTIEAVAARLREDAPDLAERLTVVAPGEAFDAGLPVRAVGELHAVIHEDYPRIHNSGYLLSVGETTVYHPGDALTVPDGAVDLLLAPASAPWLKLSEAVDFVRAVGAPRSLAIHDRVYSEVGLGMVEQHMGNLLGDGQEFLRLADGADL, encoded by the coding sequence ATGCGGATCACGAAGTTCGGGCATGCCTGCGTGCGGATCGAGCACGAGGGCGCGGTCGTCGTGCTGGACCCCGGCGTGTTCACCGACGCCGAGGCCGTCGACGGGGCGAGCGCCATCCTCATCACCCATGAGCACCCCGACCACTACTTCCCCGACCATCTGCGGGCCGGCGACGCGCCCGTCTTCACGATCGAGGCGGTCGCGGCGCGGCTGCGTGAGGACGCCCCGGACCTGGCCGAGCGGCTCACGGTCGTCGCGCCCGGGGAGGCCTTCGACGCCGGGCTGCCGGTGCGCGCCGTGGGGGAGCTGCACGCGGTGATTCACGAGGACTACCCGCGCATCCACAACAGCGGCTACCTGCTCAGCGTGGGCGAGACGACCGTCTACCACCCCGGCGACGCCCTGACCGTGCCCGACGGTGCCGTCGACCTGCTGCTGGCCCCCGCCTCCGCGCCGTGGCTCAAGCTGAGCGAGGCCGTCGACTTCGTCCGCGCCGTCGGCGCCCCGCGCAGCCTGGCCATCCACGACCGGGTCTACTCCGAGGTCGGCCTCGGGATGGTCGAGCAGCACATGGGCAACCTGCTCGGCGACGGCCAGGAGTTCCTCCGGCTCGCCGACGGCGCCGACCTGTAG
- a CDS encoding AMP-binding protein, with amino-acid sequence MDNGGSGFAALRRWLEAPGEPDPWVVETSGSTGRPKRVLLSRRAVLASVDASARRVGATGRWVLTLPPTYVAGLQVVCRSLVAGHEPVLGADWPREGTWFTSMVPTQLHRALDDPDQVAALRTCHTVLLGGGPIDPALRRRAEGEGVHLVATYGAAETAGGCVYDGLPLDGVAVALGEGGRIRIGGPTLFDGYEGDPELTEQTLVDGWYLTNDAGRLDEDGRLQVLGRLDDMLVSGGVNVPAAAVAARLREHPDVAAAEVLGVPDEEWGTRVVAFVAGSLSLQEARDFVAERHPRSWAPRQLVVLDALPLLANGKPDRLALQDLA; translated from the coding sequence ATGGACAACGGTGGGTCAGGCTTCGCCGCGCTCCGCCGCTGGCTGGAGGCTCCGGGCGAGCCGGATCCCTGGGTCGTCGAGACCTCCGGGTCGACCGGGCGGCCCAAGCGGGTGCTGCTGTCGCGGCGCGCGGTGCTGGCCTCCGTCGACGCGAGCGCGCGCCGCGTGGGCGCCACCGGCCGCTGGGTGCTGACCCTGCCGCCGACGTACGTCGCGGGTCTCCAGGTCGTCTGCCGCTCGCTCGTCGCCGGTCACGAGCCGGTGCTGGGCGCGGACTGGCCGCGCGAGGGGACGTGGTTCACCTCGATGGTGCCCACCCAGCTGCACCGGGCGCTGGACGATCCCGACCAGGTCGCCGCGCTGCGCACCTGCCACACGGTCCTGCTCGGCGGCGGCCCGATCGACCCGGCGCTGCGCCGCCGGGCCGAGGGCGAGGGCGTGCACCTGGTCGCGACCTACGGTGCCGCGGAGACCGCCGGCGGCTGCGTCTACGACGGGCTGCCCCTGGACGGGGTGGCGGTGGCGCTCGGCGAGGGCGGCCGGATCCGGATCGGCGGCCCCACGCTCTTCGACGGCTACGAGGGCGACCCCGAGCTGACCGAGCAGACGCTCGTCGACGGCTGGTACCTCACCAACGACGCCGGCCGCCTCGACGAGGACGGGCGCCTGCAGGTGCTCGGCCGGCTCGACGACATGCTGGTCAGCGGCGGCGTCAACGTGCCCGCGGCCGCCGTCGCCGCGCGCCTGCGCGAGCACCCCGACGTCGCCGCCGCCGAGGTGCTCGGCGTCCCCGACGAGGAGTGGGGGACCCGGGTGGTGGCCTTCGTGGCCGGCTCCCTGTCGCTGCAGGAGGCGCGCGACTTCGTGGCCGAGCGGCACCCGCGCTCGTGGGCGCCGCGCCAGCTCGTCGTCCTCGACGCGCTGCCGCTGCTGGCCAACGGCAAGCCCGACCGGCTGGCGCTGCAGGACCTCGCATGA
- a CDS encoding 1,4-dihydroxy-2-naphthoate polyprenyltransferase, producing MATPAQWLAGARPRTLPAAVSPVLAGTGVAAYDDALVWWKALLALVVSLALQVAVNYANDYSDGIRGTDDDRVGPMRLVGSGAASPGAVKRAAFLAFGVAGAAGLALAATTAWWLVAVGAVAVLAAWYYTGGKTPYGYLGLGEVMVFVFFGLVAVVGTTYVQTEGWHWAALYAGVGVGALACAILVVNNLRDIPTDTVAGKRTLAVRLGAARTRGLFALLVLAAAAAVVAVAAATTWWALVGLAFLAIVLPALRTVLAGAEGPALIPAIQQVGLSELLWAALVAAALVVGG from the coding sequence GTGGCAACTCCCGCTCAGTGGCTCGCCGGCGCGCGGCCCCGCACCCTGCCCGCTGCCGTCTCTCCCGTCCTGGCCGGCACCGGCGTGGCGGCGTACGACGACGCGCTGGTGTGGTGGAAGGCGCTGCTCGCCCTGGTGGTGAGCCTCGCGCTGCAGGTGGCGGTCAACTACGCCAACGACTACTCCGACGGCATCCGCGGCACCGACGACGACCGGGTCGGCCCGATGCGGCTGGTCGGCTCCGGCGCGGCCTCCCCCGGCGCCGTGAAGCGTGCCGCCTTCCTCGCCTTCGGCGTGGCCGGAGCCGCCGGCCTGGCGCTCGCCGCGACCACCGCCTGGTGGCTGGTCGCCGTGGGCGCCGTCGCCGTCCTGGCCGCCTGGTACTACACCGGCGGCAAGACCCCCTACGGCTACCTCGGTCTCGGCGAGGTCATGGTCTTCGTGTTCTTCGGGCTGGTCGCCGTGGTCGGGACGACGTACGTCCAGACCGAGGGCTGGCACTGGGCCGCGCTCTACGCCGGCGTGGGCGTCGGGGCGCTCGCCTGCGCGATCCTGGTCGTCAACAACCTGCGCGACATCCCGACCGACACCGTGGCCGGCAAGCGCACGCTCGCCGTACGTCTCGGTGCGGCCCGCACCCGCGGCCTCTTCGCGCTGCTCGTCCTCGCCGCCGCGGCCGCCGTCGTCGCCGTCGCCGCCGCCACCACCTGGTGGGCCCTGGTCGGCCTGGCCTTCCTGGCCATCGTCCTGCCCGCCCTGCGCACCGTCCTCGCCGGCGCCGAAGGCCCCGCCCTCATCCCCGCCATCCAGCAGGTCGGCCTCTCCGAGCTCCTCTGGGCCGCCCTCGTCGCCGCCGCGCTCGTCGTGGGTGGGTGA